In the Vidua chalybeata isolate OUT-0048 chromosome 28, bVidCha1 merged haplotype, whole genome shotgun sequence genome, aatagaaaaggacgGACTTGGGAGCCGAGCAGCTTCTTTGCCCAAAAATAGCAACAAGTTTTATAACTCCGGAAAATGTAGAACAAACAAACGAGGAACATTTTTAGCTGAGaaaggcggcggcggcggcgcgggggggccTGAATTTCGGAATTTCTGCCCGTCTGTTTTCCTGGAAGCCGCTCCTCGTGCTCTCGCCCGCATCCAGCGCTTTGACCAACTTGGCCAccggcccggggctgccggggaaCGGGCCCGGAGCTCTCCGGGGCTGCCGGGGAACGGGCCCGGAGCTCTCCGGGGCTGCCGGGGAACGGGTCCGGGGCTGCCGGGAACGGGTCCGGAGCTCCCCAGGCTGCCGGGGAACGGGTCCGGGGCTGCCGGGGAACGGGTCCGGGGCTGCCGGGAACGGGTCCGGAGCTCCCCAGGCTGCGGGGAACGGGTCCGGGGCTGCCGGGAACGGGTCCGGAGtaccctggggctgtggggaacGGGTCTGAAGCTACCGGGGAACGAGCTCAGAGCTTTCCAGGCTGAGGGGAACGGGTCCGGAGCTCCCCGGGGCTGTGGGGAACGGGGGGTGCGGGTGGAGCGGCCGCAGCTCCCCCAAAACTCAGCCCCGTGTCCCGCAGGACGCGCCGGGGGCCGGGGATGGCGCCGAGAGGGACAAggaggacaaggacaaggagaaggaggaggaggaagctttCCTCGTCAGCCTCTACAAGTTCATGAAGGAGCGGCACACGCCCATCGAGAGGATCCCGCACCTCGGCTTCAAGCAGAGTAtgtcccccccaccccggggacagggacagggacatggggggggggTGGCCGTGCtcagctcccgtgtcctcctgAACCTCGGCATCTCCCCTTTATTTATTCCCAGTTAACCTCTGGAAGATCTACAAGGCTGTGGAAAAGCTGGGAGCCTACGAGCTGGTGAGTGGTGGCCGTGGAGCCGGGGTGTCCCCTGGGTGCCAGGATGTCCCCTCGGTATCAGGATGTCCCCTGGACATCAGGGCTAGACACGAGTGTGACCCCGGGGTTCCAGAGTGTCCCTTGGGCATCCGGGTGTCCCCTGGGTGCCAGGATGTCCCCTGGGTGCCCGGATGTCCCCTGGGTTCCAGGGTGTCCCCGGGACGCCCGGATGTCCCCTGGGTGCCCCGACGTCCCCTGGCATCCGGATGTCCCCTGGGGTGCTGGGACGTTCCCTGGGTTCTAGGGTGCCTCCCTGGGTACCCCGATGTCCCTTGGGCATCCAGATGTCCCCTGGGGTGCCGGGACGTCCCCTGGGTTCCAGGCTGTCCCCCGAGGTGCCGGGGCTCACCCCTccgtccctccctcccgccGCAGGTGACGGGCCGCCGGCTCTGGAAGAACGTCTACGACGAGCTCgggggcagccccggcagcaCCAGCGCGGCCACCTGCACCCGGCGCCACTACGAGAggtggggccgggccgggccgggcggggccggggggggtgTCCCGCcgcgtgcctcagtttcccccggCGCGGCGCTGACCGCGCTCACCGCTCGCTCCGCAGGCTTGTCCTTCCCTACGTGCGGCACCTCAAGGGCGAGGAGGACAAACCGCTGCCCCCCAGCAAACCCCGCAGGCAGTACAAGGTCAACAAGGACGACAAGAGCAAGAGGGCCAGGAAGGAGAAGGGCCGCGAGCAGGTGCGCGGCCCCTCCGGAGGGGATGGGAGCGGCCCCGGAGCGGGGTCCGCCCTCGCCGCGGAACCTGCCCGGGgacgggcagggcagggagggatgggccCGGCCGGGGAACGAGagcggggctgggagggcagcCAGAGGTGGGCGGGCAGCCGGGACCCCAGCCCGGGATGCGGCGCCCACAGCCCGACCCCTCCGCTCGCAGGTGGCTCCGGACAAGGCGCGGCCGGAGGCGGGCGCGGAGGacgcggcggagcggggccgggggacAGACGGACGCTCCAGCCCGGCCATCCCggcccccagcccctcggggaggtgtcccagcccctgcaggagCCACAGCGAGACCTACAAGCGCCTCTTCTCCAGCTTCTACTCCAAAGGGAACCACCCCATCATGTCCCCGCTGGCCAAGAAGAAGCTGCTGGCGCAGGTGAGCAAGGCCGAGTCCTTGCCCTGCCACAAGCGCCACTGCCCCGAGGGCCGGCGGGCACCGAGCGACACCGGCCCCGAGCCTCCCGGGCTCCCCGGCGCTGGGCCGGCTGAGCAAAGGAGCCCGGAGCCGTCGGGAGCTCCGGACAGAGCTCCGAGCGTGGCGAGCGAGGCGGGCCCGGCCCGCAGCGCATCCCCGGCGGGcagagacagccagggctgcccgcAGGACGGGGGCGCGGCCCCCGCCGTCTTCACCGGCTACTTCCACGCCTACCGCAGCGAGGGCCCGCAGCCCGGCGGTTGTCCCCCGCTCTGGGGGTACTTCTCCAACCTGAAGGATTTTTTGGAGCCGCCCTCCGCCTTCCCGGCGCGGCCCGAGGAGCCCGAGCAGCCCCCGGAGCTGCGGAGCCACGCAGGGCGGCCGTGGGAGGGCCGGGCCGCCGCTGTCCAGGCCTGCTGGGTGCCCCCCGGGGCCACCTtcggccccgccgcgccccgggcCGGCCGCAGCCGccacgaggaggaggaggaggaagaggaagatgatgatgatgatgaggaggacGAGGAGCCCTTCGGCCTCGCTGCCAAGTCACGCGCCGTGTCCCCCTTGGCCAAGGAAGGCAGGGACATGCGGAGCCGCTCGCCGGGGGGCCACCGAGGGCTGGCCAAACCCAAGGCCGTGGTGGCCACTCCGGGTTTCAccgcgccgctgccgccggaCGCTTTCAAGGGAGCCGCGCTGCACTTCCCGGGCGCCTTCGGGAGCCCCCTCGAGCACCTGAAAACCCAGGGCGTGCCGGTGGCCCCGGCGCTCTCCGTGAGCCCCTTGGTGATCCCGGCCTTCCCCAGCCCTTTGGTGGTGGCCTCGGAGCTGTGCCGCCCGCTGGCCACCGGCGCCGGCCGCTTGCCCGCGTCCTACGGGAGCTCGCCGCGGCTGTACCCGGCGGCTCCGTGGCACGGCCAGCGCTCCCCGCACGTCCCGGCCTTCCCGCACCACGCCAGGCCCTAGCGCTGCCATCgctggggacagcgaggggacaaTCCGGACTGGGCCGTTTTTATTCCCCGTCTCAGAGCTGTTTGTGGCCGGCGGTGGCTCCGCTGCGGGCGCCCCATGGATATCTCTATTTTCTATATATCCACACACAAATCTATAAAAAAAGGGAGCAAAAGCTGTGCCGCAGGTTTCTGTTCGTGCCCGGGCACGGGTGGGGATGGTTGTTCCCATCCCTGGGCCCCCTACACCAGAATTTGGAGTTTGGGTCGCTCCATCCAGAGGTGGAAAGGGGATAAACCTGCCTGGCTGGTCCCGAGCTGGCAGATCTTGGGGTGTCCTTGATTTCGGGGatcaggggtttgggggttcctCTCCCTaaatgcagagctgcagggctgagaaCTCATCCcgtggggagggaaggaggagctTTTCCCTCTCAGTTTTGGGGGAACCGCAGCAATTCCAGGGAGCAGCCACGAGTCCACGTGGGAAGGAGCCCAGCAACAGCTCCAGGTCCTTTGTGCCTCCCAAGTCCTCTTTGCCTCCAGGTGATTTTTGCCttcagaatctttttttttgcccccagAATCCTTTTTTGTCCCCAGGGCTTTTTTGCTTCCAGAATCCTTTTTTGTCTCCAGAATCCTTTTTTGCCTCCAGAATTCTTTTTTGCTTCCAGGTCCTTTTCACCCCCAGAACCCTTTTTCCCTGCAGGTCCTTTTTTGCCTCCAGAATCCCTTTTTGCCTCCAGATTACTTTTTtgcccccagcagctgcacctgAGCCGTTCCAGTCCATCCCAAGGCTCTGTGGGAGCTCCAGGCCTGGCTccccccagggcagctgggacagggcacagcGATGGTGGCACTTCCTTGTCCCCAGGATTGTGACAGCTTcggggggagcaggagctgtgagtCAGCGTGGAAAGACCACGGAATCCATGGAAAGGCCAAGTTTGGGGACAGGAATTGGGAACAAGCTGGAAtaggctggattttgggaaaggttcttcccccagagggtgctgggcactgcccagagaatgggcacggccccgaggctgcccAAGctcagattttggggtgtctgtgcagggccaggggctggattGATGATCCCAGTGGGTCCCTTGCCACTCAGGAGATTCCAGGATTCTCTGATGATTTCAGGGTGgatccttccctgctctgtccctccatcccttcacCGCTCACAAAATCCACCCTCAACAAAAGCCAGCCCCAGCGTGGCCACGGCCACAAACTCAGTCCAAAAGcgcaacaaaattaaaaaaaaaaactataaaaaaaaggaactttttatTAAACAGCAACAAACCCAGAAgaacacccccccccccctttcccaCCCTCCAGGAATCCTGGgggtccccacagcccccaggacagcgtggctgctgctggccggCCCCACAGTatccccaaagtgtccctgcagtgtcctggAGGTGCCTTGCAGGACAGGTGCCACCTTGGGGtgcccaggctggcagtgccacaccCGGCCAGGGCTGACAGCCTGGCCTCCCACACCACAGGGGCTCCATGGTGGTCACTGCGGACAAGGGGACAGGGTCAGTGCTCTGGTGACATCCTGCCCACCCCGGGCTGCAGAACTCCCCCCCCTGAGCCTGGTTCATCCCCCAAACCTgaccctggggctggcagggcaagCACAGCACCCAAACTGGGACTGCTCCAATCCCAGAGCACCCAAACTGGGAGAGCTCCATTCCCAGGGCACCCAAACTGGGACTGCTCCAATCCATAGCACCCAGATCCAGCACCCAAACTGGGACTGCTCCACTCCCACAGCACCCAAAGTGGGAGAGCTCCACTGCCAGGGCACCCAGATCCATCACCCAAATTGGGACTGCTCCAATCCCACAGCACCCAAACTGGGATTGCTCCAATCCCACAGCACCCAAACTGGGACTGCTCCAATCCCACAGCACCCAAACTGGGATTGCTCCAATCCACAGCACCCAAACTGGGACTGCTCCATTCCCAGATCCCCAGAGGTGTTTCCCTGCTCAGATCCCCCAGAAgttcctctctccctgcagtTTCTCCCCACACAGGTCCCTCAGGGcaggtccctggcagtgcccaaggccaggctgggcaggggaaggtgtccctgcccatggtggggcTGGATGGGCTCCAAATCCCTTCCAGCCAACCCATCCCAGGATGCTGAGACCCTTCCCAGCAAGGCCAGGCCCCCACAGCTTacagccctggctgcacagGCTATGACTAAAATCTGTCAGTAGAGCTCAGGAGGGGAAATGAATTCCTGCCTCCACGGGCTCTGAGTGAGCTTTTCTCCCACCATCCTcacccaaacccagctccagGCCTTGCTGAGAACCACAGCACACAGAGGTGTGGCTGTCCCCATGCTGCAGGGGACACCCCACAAGgtcaaccccccccccccgagcaGTTTACTGAAAAGATAAAACTCGGTTTTACTCCAATTCTCACCTCCCAGCCACACAAACCCTCAGCTTTCTCCTcaccctgctcccaggggagaTTCCTGTGATGCCCAcgggggggaaggaaagggaagtgCCCACCccaaagcacagctcagccccaaaTTCAAATCCCAGcttcctgcagagccctccaAGGGAATTCCAAGGGGAATCTCAGATCTGGCTGCTGCCGAGGCCTTTGGGGAGGGTTACGTAACCCCGCTGATGTCAGGGCTAAAATTAGGAACAAAGCCTCAtttcctgccagagctgctttcagtttgcttttggagcagccctggcaccgTTTGAGCCCTGCCTTGAACACACAAGCTCAGCATTGTAAGGGAAAGTCAAGATCCAAAAAATTTAACCCCTTCCTGGATGGCCTCACCCTGGAGACCAAGTCCATCGCTGTTCCTGGCTGTCCTGAGGGTTTGGAGGTGGCAGGGACACcaagggcagcacagcagctctgagggggACTGAAAAGCACCAAAGCTGCCTCTGACACAGAATTTCAGACCAGTCCCCAGTGACCTGAGGGGCTGCAAGCTCTGAGCTCAGCGACTGCATGAAACTCAGGAAGGTCGAGGGAAGGGGGATGTGGGTGCTCCCAAATCCTGAGATTATCCAGGACTCTGCCTGGAAACTCCTGGCAACGACGGGTGCAGCGTCAGGTCTGGGGCAGCACGAGCCAAACtaacctgggacagtgggaggtgtccctgctgtagtgggggtggcactgggtgggatcTGAGGTCCCTTTCAGCCCAAAAAGGGCACTGGGTGGGATCTGAGGTCCCTTTCAGCCCAAAAAGGGCACTGGGTGGGATCTGAGGTCTCTTTGagcccaaaccatcccaggatTCCATGGATCAA is a window encoding:
- the ARID5A gene encoding AT-rich interactive domain-containing protein 5A isoform X1, which encodes MEKNREPQGDPRDPSSPADAPGAGDGAERDKEDKDKEKEEEEAFLVSLYKFMKERHTPIERIPHLGFKQINLWKIYKAVEKLGAYELVTGRRLWKNVYDELGGSPGSTSAATCTRRHYERLVLPYVRHLKGEEDKPLPPSKPRRQYKVNKDDKSKRARKEKGREQVAPDKARPEAGAEDAAERGRGTDGRSSPAIPAPSPSGRCPSPCRSHSETYKRLFSSFYSKGNHPIMSPLAKKKLLAQVSKAESLPCHKRHCPEGRRAPSDTGPEPPGLPGAGPAEQRSPEPSGAPDRAPSVASEAGPARSASPAGRDSQGCPQDGGAAPAVFTGYFHAYRSEGPQPGGCPPLWGYFSNLKDFLEPPSAFPARPEEPEQPPELRSHAGRPWEGRAAAVQACWVPPGATFGPAAPRAGRSRHEEEEEEEEDDDDDEEDEEPFGLAAKSRAVSPLAKEGRDMRSRSPGGHRGLAKPKAVVATPGFTAPLPPDAFKGAALHFPGAFGSPLEHLKTQGVPVAPALSVSPLVIPAFPSPLVVASELCRPLATGAGRLPASYGSSPRLYPAAPWHGQRSPHVPAFPHHARP
- the ARID5A gene encoding AT-rich interactive domain-containing protein 5A isoform X2; its protein translation is MKERHTPIERIPHLGFKQINLWKIYKAVEKLGAYELVTGRRLWKNVYDELGGSPGSTSAATCTRRHYERLVLPYVRHLKGEEDKPLPPSKPRRQYKVNKDDKSKRARKEKGREQVAPDKARPEAGAEDAAERGRGTDGRSSPAIPAPSPSGRCPSPCRSHSETYKRLFSSFYSKGNHPIMSPLAKKKLLAQVSKAESLPCHKRHCPEGRRAPSDTGPEPPGLPGAGPAEQRSPEPSGAPDRAPSVASEAGPARSASPAGRDSQGCPQDGGAAPAVFTGYFHAYRSEGPQPGGCPPLWGYFSNLKDFLEPPSAFPARPEEPEQPPELRSHAGRPWEGRAAAVQACWVPPGATFGPAAPRAGRSRHEEEEEEEEDDDDDEEDEEPFGLAAKSRAVSPLAKEGRDMRSRSPGGHRGLAKPKAVVATPGFTAPLPPDAFKGAALHFPGAFGSPLEHLKTQGVPVAPALSVSPLVIPAFPSPLVVASELCRPLATGAGRLPASYGSSPRLYPAAPWHGQRSPHVPAFPHHARP